The stretch of DNA TTTATCCTTATACATTAGCAAAAGGCCACTTTATCAAGCGGCCTTACGCAGAGAGCTTTTTTCTTCCTTTTAGCCTTCTTCTCTTGATAACATTCTGCCCTGCTTTAGTTGACATCCTTTTTAAAAAGCCATGGACTTTCTTTCTTTGCCTGTTCTTTGGCTGATAGGTTCTTTTCATTTAAGACAGCATCCCCCTTACCACTTGTTAGATTACCAAAAATATGGAAAATTATAGGCGTATGTTCTCATTATATAGTATGCCCTTATTTTGAGTCAAGCAATGGTTTTGCAGTATTACTTATTATAGTATATACTGGAATTACACAGCATGTTAATAACTAGCTGTGGGAACTGTGGAAATTGTTTAAAAAATTACATATATTTCAATTTATTGGATACTTATCCAGGGTACAATTTTTATTGAATAGCTTATTAAGTTTTGGTATCATTTTTCTTAGCCCTAAGACACACAGACTTATCCACAGCATGTGCATAAGTCTGTGTGTAAATTGTTATTATAAAAATTTTATTATCCTGAGGGGGACCGGCCATTGAGCTCTAATAATATAAATTCTATATGGAAGAAAACCATCAGCAAAATTAAAAATAAATTAACCCCCCAGTCTTATTCAACATGGATAAATACGATGCAACCTATTGCCATTAAAAACAATATTTTTTATATTGGGGTACCTGACCAATTTTCAAAGGACTGGCTTAATAACAATTACGCACTCCTTTTTAGCGAAATAATTTCAGATATAACCAATGATAAAACTACAGTCCAATTTATCCTAGAGGATGAGATGCACCAATCGAATACCAACAGCGGACTTACTGAAGAATTAAGCGATTTAAAATACTCCATCCTTAATCCAAGATATAATTTTGAAAACTATGTAGTAGGCAATAATAACAGATTTGCGCATGCAGCTTGCCTGGCAGTA from Desulfoscipio gibsoniae DSM 7213 encodes:
- the rpmH gene encoding 50S ribosomal protein L34, translated to MKRTYQPKNRQRKKVHGFLKRMSTKAGQNVIKRRRLKGRKKLSA